The Cannabis sativa cultivar Pink pepper isolate KNU-18-1 chromosome 8, ASM2916894v1, whole genome shotgun sequence genomic interval TTGTTAAGAtatctaatatatataaattagataaatttgttatatgatatatttttaaaattttgaagttttttttttgaaaggtaaAATCAATCTTTATTAACCTTCAAAATCCGTCACCAAAACTGGTAACAACTCAGTTGGAATATTTTCCATACTGAACATACAATCAGGATATAATAAAGACGCCCTAGCAAACTCATGAGCGACTCTATTAGCTGACCGCTTAACAAAGCAAAAATAAACATCATTTAGATTAGCCAACATGGCTTTACATTCCTGAATCACACACCCGAACTGAGAAGACAGAGTAGTCGAGTTCCTTAGCGCTTGGACCACCAACAAACAGTCCGTCTCAACCCAAGCTGAAGTATAATTTTGAAGTTTAAAATAATaggtttattaaaattatttttttaattaaagacATTATATTAAAAGGGTTTTAATTTAAcaaattgattatttaaaaatatttttttatttaatcaaagataataaaaaataattattttggacCAATGATACATATCCTTCCGAAAGCAAAGTGAAGAAATTCGATGGAGATCATCAAGCCtttcttaatttttcattttaattttatttttataaaaggttgtaaaattaaaaatacccaAAAGCATTCGGTTAAAcatttattgtttatttaattattttaattatttaaatacttaTTTTCATGAGATTGATAACATGTTCATGCATTTTATGCTTTTTATGAAAATCCCACGTAATTTTTTGTTACGCATCTCATAGTAGAAACATGATAATTAAAATTGTTCTAAATTGTTTATATGAATTGCTTTGCGTAAAAACTACTTAGTTTTATTATCTTGTTAAATTTTTACACTAATTATAGGTCATTTATAAATGACTCTAACTTTATTTAAAAAAGTGTTTTAGTAAAGTTAAATGAATGTAATGGgtagttaaaaaataaactttacatcgtgtaaaaaaataaactttacataGAAACAcactttcttatttattttaattaattacattaatatgGTATTAATTTAGAATCAATTAGGCTTAAAaaacttattttaaaataatatattgtggtgttttgatttttttctttttctagtaTAATTCTATCTATAACTTCTCAAGTATAATTTCTTAGTTCTATTGATAAAGGTTCTATTTTATTTCCATTTAAAGGCatgaaaattacaaatttaatgAAAACAAAGAATGAACATACATTtataactcaaaatatgttaCTGCATTAGTAACATTCCGACTCATGAATATCCTAATCTCATATAGACATATACCCCACCTTAAGCTAGCTATATTGTTTAACTATAATCAATACAAGACTTTTTTCTCTCAAGACCATAAATCAGCCAAGGAAATACCAAACTCTTCCTCAAAAGAAGTGgtgtcaaagtcaaagtcaaaatacTCTTCCTCAGTACTAAAAGGAGTGTTGCCACTACTAGTAATAACTTCTTCAGTAGTAAAAGGATTGCTGCTACTACTAGTAATAACTTCTTCAATACTAAAAGGAGTGCAGCCACTACTAGTAACAACTTCTTTTCCACTTTCCACAGACCAAGTAGAGCTATCATATCCCAATATTCTCTGATTAATTTGGTCAAGCAATACCAAATATTTTTGCTTCAAAAACTCCAACTCTTCCACATCAGTACTAGTCTTACAATCATCTTCAACCTCATTCTCAATCCAATGCTTGAGTCCCATCACCACCTTACTTTCCTCATCCATACTCTCTAGTTTCCGCTCTTGCTTTCGGCTGTACTTGAGACCTTCAATTCTCCGGTTTTGGTGTTTGTGTTCATCAGTGAGGCAACGGGGAATGATTGTAGTTTGATGAAGGTAGTGTTGGAGAACTTCATCCACTGACGTGTGACCGAAAGCATGAGGAATTCCCGCTGGTGATAAGATGACAATGGCGATTTGAGCGCCGCACTTGACGCACAACTCACTCGCCTTCTTGAAAAGCCCATCTCGTCTCTTAGAGAAACTGACAAGCATATTAGAgggttttttttgttgtttttgttttttttgttgttgttgttcttctcCCTCTTCCAAACTTCTCTTACCCATAGTACCTGTAGGAGAAGAAAACATAAAAGTATTGTCTTGGTTCAAAACTTCTCAAAACAGGGTAATTTGTAATAATAGATAAATCAAGTTATCAACACATCCCAAACGATCAGAAAAAGAAATTCAATTCAATTTGACAAAATCAAACCCGAGAAACAACCCAACCGATATCAAATTTTCTATCGTAGAACATAATGATCCACTAACCAAACCCTAAACAAGAAATTAGACGTTTGGTATTCATCATGAAAAGAAATAAACGTACCTATAGTCTATCTGCAATCAGTGAAGAATTTGAATTGAAAATATCAAGGATAGAGTGAAAAGGGAAACCTCTTTGGTTTTTATGATTGAGCTAAGAAAATTGGGCGCGATAGAGAGAGGAATTTGAATATTGAGTAAGGGCAAAGAATATCAAGTGTAGAATGAAGGGGAAACCCTCTTTGGTTTTTATGATTGAGCTAAGAAAATTGGGCGCGATAGAGAGAGGAATTTGAATATTGAGTAAGGGCAAAGAATATCAAGTGTAGAATGAAGGGGAAACCCTCTTTGGTTTTTATGATTGAGCTAAGAAAATTGGGCGCGATAGAGAGAGGAATTTGAATATTGAGTAAGGGCAAAGAATATCAAGTGTAGAATGAAGGGGAAACCCTCTTTGGTTTTTATGATTGAGCTAAGAAAATTGGGCGCGATAGAGAGAGGAATTTGAATATTGAGTAAGGGCAAAGAATATCAAGTGTAGAATGAAGGGGAAACCCTCTTTGGTTTTTATGATTGAGCTAAGAAAATTGGGCGCGATAGAGAGAGGAATTTGAATATTGAGTAAGGGCAAAGAATATCAAGTGTAGAATGAAGGGGAAACCCTCTTTGGTTTTTATGATTGAGCTAAGAAAATTGGGCGCGATAGAGAGAGGAATTTGAATATTGAGTAAGGGCAAAGAATATCAAGTGTAGAATGAAGGGGAAACCTCTTTGGTTTTTTATATAGTTGAGCTGGGCTAACAAAATAGGGCGCCAGATTTGATTTTTGAGTAACGGCTAGGAGATACTCTTTATGATTGTGCTACCCAGTTTTATTAACACTCTCCAtttattaacttttattttcattaaaaaaaaaaagaataaataaataaataacttttattttatataaaaaaaaatatatttagttatattagttttttatattttttatttaaatttatattcttaaaaattatacataacaaacaaaaataaattatatttaattatatgtaattataaaacttacaattatttttttgggtttctctTGTCACGATTGCTTCTGATTAATGGCGGTTTCTTGAATACACTCTTGTGTTCTTCAATAGCATAAATGTGATCACGAGAGACAGataattctatataattgaCAAATTACGGGCCTCCCTTCCGCTTTAGGGAACTTTCTTCTTGGTTGGTGACTTGACAAGTTTCAAGCTTCGACGCCTTATAGGACTGCTCTTATTAGTTATTGTGATAGAAGCATCATTTTGTGAtagatattttgttttatatgaGCATTTAGAGTAATTATAGAGTATCATGTGACTGTCTTATATCTTagttttacatatatatatatatatatataacatatataaatagatataaatgtatatatatatataaaaatttacacacttaaattacatatttaaatactaaaatatatattattctcataataataatatgtgttTTTTACATTTggatataaatttttaaatagtaTACTAAAGTGAGAATTTGATTAGGataccatttttttaatatatatatatatatatatatatatatactagtaaaaagatATGtacgaggcacgtatactaaattttatgctagtttttttctattttatttgaaagtgatacaattaaaaattaaagaaaaaatattattagttattaggtgagattattattatgtgtataggaagaaatcacaaattaattaatcttataatcttaactttaatcaaataggattctagatatatgaacaataaataatcatgtaaaaatcaaaaataattatttgaataaagaattcaatatacacagttaatcagttatatatatgaatcccattaatcaaaaataattattcaatatatgaacaataatttgtcacgctatatgtttcccaataaagaaattCACCTCCTCatagttaaaaataaataatacatgtaatacagatctttgtaatagagtacttaaaagaaacaaaacttcagttaccctaatcggaaaaggtttaagtgaactaaataatgactaagaagatctaaattacaaaatgaaaataacatgtctatatgagtatgatttttttgctatatgagcatgattgatctaagagaaaatagataaacctataaacatataaatatacttaatattaattttgacaaagaaacaattctaaatatcagtttgacaatttcaacacactaattactcattaaataactataatgtatacatcatgataattttattttatttgatatcaaatgatagagattattgaggttttcagccatagacaacacactatgatcaaaaagtaatgctcattaattgtatatttcaaagaaacccaaatttctatgaatgtccctaataagatataaacaataaagttgtaaattaaaaaaataaagtagcaaaatttcagttaatataagaaatagaacaaattgaagatttatacaatactggaatttgaactcttagaggcCATTAGCAAAGGGTTgaaactcgttagatcccctagtagaacactaccttaatggtctgaacacaaaaattgtagaaatcaaaaatgaataaattagcatcatcaacaaaaagaaaattagaggaaaaagacttaataattacgtgagaaataattattaattgaattaaaaagttaaaattataagattaattcaaattattgttcatatattaagattataataatttgaattaatcttataatcttaactttaatcaaatagggtttataaaagaggcataaataatcaaatagggttagaaatacggtaattaaaaaaatctataaccctatttttttttggatttaatgggatttattttatttttattttattatatataaataaaaagtgacccatgaatttctcataaactattttctttttaataataaaccatcttatttttaatataaataaaaagtcacccatgaatttctcaaaaactaagaattctgttatataggcacactttatatagagtAGATATATATATTGGGAAAGTAGAATTTGAACTTGAGGAGAAGTATGAAACTTTTAGCGTATAACTATTATCACACCAAGAGCAGGTCGGTTCTAAAATTTAGTGGATCAtagtgttaggctatttttagcctatgttttggatcca includes:
- the LOC115701193 gene encoding agamous-like MADS-box protein AGL29, whose protein sequence is MGKRSLEEGEEQQQQKKQKQQKKPSNMLVSFSKRRDGLFKKASELCVKCGAQIAIVILSPAGIPHAFGHTSVDEVLQHYLHQTTIIPRCLTDEHKHQNRRIEGLKYSRKQERKLESMDEESKVVMGLKHWIENEVEDDCKTSTDVEELEFLKQKYLVLLDQINQRILGYDSSTWSVESGKEVVTSSGCTPFSIEEVITSSSSNPFTTEEVITSSGNTPFSTEEEYFDFDFDTTSFEEEFGISLADLWS